One Paracidovorax avenae ATCC 19860 genomic region harbors:
- a CDS encoding EI24 domain-containing protein, which yields MRLLIDSFWRAVGYCLLPRVVALSLLPLLVIALLTGLFWYLWWDGAVASINALLAGSGWLSFLWGWLQAFGVEGPALLAPVLLVVLVTPAIVVLSVLAVAILMAPALVSLVAQRRFPSLERRGSASFLASAAWSLGSTVAALVALTLSIPLWFIPPLVLVLPPLIWGWLTYRVMAFDALGEHADKAERELIMRQYRMQLLGIGVVTGYLGAAPGIVWASSVVFAAAFVVLIPVAVWIYTLVFAFSSLWFAHYCLAALDQLRTSGASGRVAAAAPGVPGSSPLPVVSPTSPPGQQP from the coding sequence ATGAGGCTGCTCATCGATTCGTTCTGGCGCGCCGTGGGGTACTGCCTGCTTCCCAGGGTGGTCGCCCTCTCGTTGCTGCCGCTGCTGGTGATCGCCCTGCTGACCGGGTTGTTCTGGTACCTGTGGTGGGACGGCGCCGTGGCTTCCATCAATGCCCTGCTTGCGGGTTCCGGTTGGCTGTCGTTCCTCTGGGGGTGGCTGCAGGCTTTCGGGGTGGAGGGGCCGGCGTTGCTGGCGCCCGTGCTGCTGGTGGTTTTGGTCACCCCCGCCATCGTCGTGCTGTCGGTGCTCGCGGTGGCGATACTGATGGCGCCCGCGCTGGTGTCCCTGGTAGCGCAGCGCCGGTTTCCGTCGCTCGAACGCCGGGGCAGCGCTTCTTTTCTGGCCAGCGCGGCCTGGTCGCTGGGCTCGACCGTGGCAGCGCTGGTGGCGCTGACCCTTTCCATTCCGCTGTGGTTCATTCCGCCGTTGGTGCTGGTGCTTCCGCCGCTGATCTGGGGGTGGCTGACCTACCGTGTGATGGCTTTCGATGCACTCGGAGAACATGCCGACAAGGCGGAGCGCGAGCTGATCATGCGGCAGTACCGGATGCAATTGCTCGGCATCGGCGTGGTCACGGGCTACCTGGGCGCCGCTCCCGGTATCGTCTGGGCCTCGAGTGTCGTGTTCGCTGCCGCTTTCGTGGTGCTGATCCCCGTGGCCGTCTGGATCTACACACTGGTTTTCGCCTTTTCTTCCCTGTGGTTCGCGCACTACTGCCTGGCCGCGCTGGACCAATTGCGGACCTCTGGCGCCAGTGGCCGGGTGGCAGCCGCTGCACCGGGTGTGCCGGGCAGCTCGCCGCTACCTGTCGTTTCTCCGACTTCCCCTCCTGGGCAACAGCCATGA
- a CDS encoding competence/damage-inducible protein A translates to MVPSFGLIIVGDEILSGKRADKHLAKAIELLGARGIPLAYADYVGDDPARITATLRRAFGSGDVVFSCGGIGATPDDHTRQCAASALGTELELHPEAAELIRERMRDVAQEQGVPYEPDRADNVHRLNMGVFPRGARIVPNPYNKIPGFSCDGQGGGTVHFLPGFPVMAWPMMEWVLDEHCRQWFNRRPQTERSVVVYGAMEAALTPLMEKVETGHAGVKVFSLPSVDHPVHGRHIELGVKGDSALVPPAWSDLLQGLHDFGANIGPELVRST, encoded by the coding sequence ATGGTTCCATCGTTCGGTCTCATCATCGTCGGCGACGAGATCCTTTCCGGAAAGCGTGCCGACAAGCATCTGGCGAAAGCCATCGAATTGCTGGGGGCTCGCGGCATTCCGCTGGCCTATGCGGACTATGTCGGAGACGACCCCGCGCGCATAACCGCCACGCTGCGAAGGGCGTTCGGGTCCGGCGATGTCGTCTTCTCCTGCGGCGGCATCGGTGCCACGCCCGATGACCACACCCGCCAGTGTGCCGCGAGCGCGCTCGGCACGGAGCTGGAACTGCACCCCGAGGCTGCAGAGCTGATCCGTGAGAGGATGCGGGATGTCGCCCAGGAGCAGGGCGTGCCTTACGAGCCAGACCGTGCAGACAACGTGCATCGGCTGAACATGGGCGTGTTCCCCCGAGGCGCCCGGATCGTCCCCAACCCTTACAACAAGATTCCTGGCTTCTCGTGCGATGGTCAGGGGGGTGGTACGGTGCATTTCCTTCCGGGTTTTCCGGTGATGGCCTGGCCCATGATGGAGTGGGTGCTCGACGAGCACTGCCGGCAGTGGTTCAACCGCCGGCCGCAGACCGAACGGTCGGTGGTCGTGTACGGAGCCATGGAGGCCGCGCTCACGCCGCTGATGGAGAAAGTTGAGACGGGCCATGCCGGCGTGAAGGTGTTCAGCCTTCCCAGCGTGGACCATCCGGTCCATGGCCGGCACATCGAACTGGGGGTCAAGGGCGACTCGGCCCTGGTTCCGCCGGCGTGGAGTGATTTGCTCCAGGGACTGCACGATTTTGGTGCAAACATTGGCCCTGAATTGGTGCGCAGCACCTGA